The following are from one region of the Salmo salar chromosome ssa27, Ssal_v3.1, whole genome shotgun sequence genome:
- the trhrb gene encoding thyrotropin-releasing hormone receptor b, with protein sequence MENVTEAQENQTWGTWTDQIIEYKVVSTLLVFVICAFGIVGNVMVILVVLTTKHMRTPTNCYLVSLAVADLIVLIAAGLPNITDSIFGSWVFGRSGCLGITYLQYLGINASSCSITAFTIERYIAICHPIKAQLLCTLSRAKKIILFVWVFTLLYSVMWLYLSDIKEEAYENDVTIVTCSYKVSRQLYLPIYFLDFGIFFVVPLMLATILYGLIARILIMNPLPSERNDKSKNEQSNTTRGCKNSHHTSTTATSRRQVTKMLAVVVILFAVLWMPYRTLVVVNSFLEQAYMNTWFILFCRSCVYLNSAINPIIYNAMSQKFRAAFRKLCLCGRKGSEKPTGGTYSVALTYSVVKDTSMVETTDQFNTELDEIMVTCELPDKKMVFQDTCVYGKVTLCND encoded by the exons ATGGAAAATGTTACTGAAGCTCAAGAGAATCAGACTTGGGGGACTTGGACGGACCAAATAATCGAATACAAAGTGGTGAGCACTTTGTTAGTTTTCGTGATATGCGCCTTTGGTATCGTTGGTAATGTTATGGTGATCTTAGTGGTGCTTACCACTAAACACATGAGGACACCCACCAACTGCTACCTGGTGAGCTTGGCCGTTGCGGATCTCATCGTACTAATTGCGGCGGGCTTACCGAATATCACGGACAGCATCTTCGGGTCTTGGGTGTTCGGCCGGTCAGGATGCCTCGGAATCACCTACCTCCAGTACCTGGGAATCAATGCATCGTCCTGCTCTATCACCGCCTTTACCATCGAAAGGTACATCGCTATTTGCCACCCGATAAAAGCCCAGTTGCTGTGCACACTGTCCAGAGCCAAGAAGATAATATTGTTTGTCTGGGTTTTCACTTTACTTTACTCCGTCATGTGGCTCTACCTGTCAGATATCAAAGAAGAAGCATATGAGAACGACGTGACCATCGTGACATGCAGCTACAAAGTTTCAAGACAACTCTATTTGCCCATTTACTTTTTGGATTTCgggatattttttgttgtgcCGCTTATGCTGGCTACCATTCTGTATGGTCTCATCGCCAGAATCCTGATCATGAATCCGTTACCTTCTGAACGCAACGATAAAAGTAAAAATGAACAAAGCAACACAACAAGGGGATGTAAAAACTCCCACCACACCAGCACTACCGCTACTTCTCGGAGACAG GTGACCAAGATGCTGGCTGTGGTGGTGATCCTGTTCGCTGTGCTGTGGATGCCGTACCGCACCTTGGTGGTGGTAAACTCCTTCCTGGAGCAGGCCTACATGAACACCTGGTTTATCCTCTTCTGTCGGAGCTGTGTCTACCTCAACAGCGCAATCAACCCTATCATCTACAATGCTATGTCGCAGAAGTTCCGTGCCGCCTTCCGCAAGCTCTGCCTCTGCGGACGGAAAGGCTCTGAGAAGCCTACCGGCGGCACATACAGCGTGGCGCTGACCTACAGCGTGGTCAAAGACACGTCTATGGTGGAGACTACGGACCAATTCAACACAGAGCTGGACGAGATCATGGTAACCTGTGAGTTGCCTGACAAGAAGATGGTGTTTCAGGACACCTGTGTGTACGGCAAGGTGACTTTATGCAATGACTGA